One genomic window of Arvicanthis niloticus isolate mArvNil1 chromosome 24, mArvNil1.pat.X, whole genome shotgun sequence includes the following:
- the Alkbh2 gene encoding DNA oxidative demethylase ALKBH2, producing the protein MDKFLVRPDLGDLQGGGEEPAPTGGASGDLQSPGWRHLRAEGLNCDYTVLFGKAEADKIFRELEQEVEYFTGALAKVQVFGKWHSVPRKQATYGDAGLTYTFSGLTLTPKPWIPVLERVRDRVCRVTGQTFNFVLVNRYKDGCDHIGEHRDDERELAPGSPIASVSFGACRDFLFRHKDSRGKTPRRTVEVVRLQLAHGSLLMMNHPTNTHWYHSLPIRKRVLAPRINLTFRKILPKK; encoded by the exons ATGGACAAGTTCCTGGTGAGGCCAGACCTGGGCGACCtccaagggggaggggaggagcccGCCCCGACCGGAGGAGCCTCGGGCGACCTGCAGAGCCCCGGCTGGCGACACCTTCGCGCTGAAGGTCTCAACTGCGATTACACCGTCCTGTTCGGCAAAGCCGAGGCAGACAAGATTTTCCGAGAGTTGGAGCAAGAAGTGGAGTATTTTACCG GTGCGCTGGCCAAGGTCCAGGTGTTCGGAAAGTGGCACAGTGTACCCAGGAAGCAGGCGACCTATGGGGATGCTGGCCTCACGTACACGTTTTCTGGACTTACCCTGACACCAAAGCCCTGGATTCCGGTACTAGAGCGTGTTCGAGATCGAGTCTGCAGGGTGACGGGACAGACCTTCAACTTTGTGCTTGTGAACAG GTACAAAGATGGTTGTGACCACATTGGGGAGCATAGAGACGACGAACGAGAACTGGCCCCGGGGAGCCCCATCGCGTCCGTCTCCTTTGGCGCTTGCAGAGACTTCCTCTTCCGGCACAAAGACTCTCGAGGGAAGACGCCCCGGAGGACAGTGGAGGTGGTCAGGCTGCAGCTGGCCCACGGAAGCCTATTGATGATGAACCACCCCACCAACACCCACTGGTACCATAGTCTCCCCATCCGCAAGAGGGTCCTGGCTCCTCGCATCAACCTGACTTTCCGGAAAATTTTACCTAAGAAATAA